The sequence AGAAACCAAAGATTGAAACAGTTATGATCAGCGAAAATTCCAAGTTTGGTAAATTTATTATCGAACCACTTGAGCGTGGATATGGAAATACGCTAGGGAATTCCCTGCGCCGCATCCTACTAAGCTCATTGCCTGGGGCTGCTGTAACATCTATCCAAATCGACGGTGTACTTCACGAATTCTCAACAATTGAAGGTGTCGTCGAAGACGTCGCTACAATTATTTTGAATGTGAAGAAACTAGCTCTCAAAGTCTATTCGGATGAAGAGAAAGTGATTGAAATAGATGTGAAAGGTGAAGGGGTAATTACAGCTGCGGACATTACACATGATAGTGACGTAGAAGTATTGAATCCTGAACTGCCTATCGCAACACTTGGTAAAAACGGACACTTACGCATGCGTATGTATGCTGTACGTGGTCGAGGTTATGCGCCTTCTGATCAAAACAAACGTGAGGATCTCGCGATTGGCGTTATTCCGATCGACTCTATTTACACTCCAGTTTCACGCGTTAACTTCCAAGTGGAAAATACTCGTGTTGGTCAAATGACGAACTTCGATAAATTGACACTTGATGTTTGGACAGATGGTAGCATTGGTCCAAAA comes from Sporosarcina sp. FSL K6-3457 and encodes:
- a CDS encoding DNA-directed RNA polymerase subunit alpha; translation: MIEIEKPKIETVMISENSKFGKFIIEPLERGYGNTLGNSLRRILLSSLPGAAVTSIQIDGVLHEFSTIEGVVEDVATIILNVKKLALKVYSDEEKVIEIDVKGEGVITAADITHDSDVEVLNPELPIATLGKNGHLRMRMYAVRGRGYAPSDQNKREDLAIGVIPIDSIYTPVSRVNFQVENTRVGQMTNFDKLTLDVWTDGSIGPKEAVALGAKILTEHLNIFVGMTDEAQTAEIMVEKEEDQKEKVLEMTIEELDLSVRSYNCLKRAGINTVLELASKSEDEMMKVRNLGRKSLEEVKAKLDELNLELRMED